A genomic stretch from Thermomonospora umbrina includes:
- a CDS encoding carboxylate-amine ligase yields MTAVIEDVAVGVEEEFHVVDPRTGLLVPKAEVFLEQLPRDRYGAELQGSVVEANSLPWLRLEDLARDLSAARRRLTKVADVAGLGIVATGSVPLVDLAALEISPVPRYEQMLDEYQLLAREQLICGVQVHVDVGDRDLAAIVLHRLAPWLPVFLAMSASSPFWLGADTGYASSRTLAWQRWPTAGPPGPFGSAAEYDRLVRALVGTGVISDQGMIYFDIRPSAHLPTLELRICDACPRVDDVVLLAGLSRALVIAECRAAEAGEPLPASARTELVRAATWRAARSGLEGELVDPADGRPAPAPRVVEGLLRRLRPVLESLGDWELVAELAAGALRRGGAAARQRSAFAPRGSLTDVVTSLIAETRLEFNEPR; encoded by the coding sequence ATGACCGCAGTGATCGAGGATGTGGCCGTCGGGGTCGAGGAGGAGTTCCATGTCGTCGACCCCCGCACGGGCCTGCTCGTACCGAAGGCGGAGGTGTTCCTGGAACAGCTCCCGCGTGACCGGTACGGGGCCGAGCTCCAGGGGTCGGTGGTCGAGGCGAACAGCCTGCCCTGGCTGCGGCTGGAGGACCTGGCCCGCGACCTGAGCGCGGCGCGGCGCAGGCTCACCAAGGTCGCCGACGTGGCGGGCCTCGGGATCGTCGCCACCGGCAGCGTGCCCCTGGTCGACCTCGCCGCGCTGGAGATCAGCCCCGTCCCCCGCTACGAGCAGATGCTCGACGAATACCAGCTCCTGGCCCGCGAGCAGTTGATCTGCGGGGTCCAGGTGCACGTGGACGTGGGCGACCGGGACCTGGCGGCGATCGTCCTGCACCGGCTGGCGCCGTGGCTGCCGGTGTTCCTGGCGATGAGCGCCAGCTCCCCGTTCTGGCTGGGCGCCGACACGGGCTACGCCAGCTCCCGCACTCTGGCCTGGCAGCGGTGGCCGACCGCCGGGCCACCGGGGCCGTTCGGGTCGGCGGCCGAGTACGACCGGCTGGTCCGCGCCCTGGTCGGCACCGGGGTGATCAGCGACCAGGGGATGATCTACTTCGACATCCGGCCGTCCGCCCATCTGCCGACGCTGGAGCTGCGGATCTGCGACGCCTGCCCCCGGGTCGACGACGTGGTGCTGCTGGCCGGGCTGTCCCGCGCGCTGGTGATCGCCGAGTGCCGGGCGGCCGAGGCCGGGGAGCCGCTCCCGGCGTCCGCCCGCACCGAGCTGGTGCGGGCCGCGACCTGGCGCGCCGCCCGTTCCGGTCTGGAGGGCGAGTTGGTGGACCCGGCGGACGGCCGTCCCGCGCCCGCCCCCCGGGTCGTCGAGGGGCTGCTGCGGCGGCTGCGTCCCGTGCTGGAGTCCCTCGGCGACTGGGAGCTGGTCGCCGAGTTGGCCGCCGGGGCGCTGCGGCGGGGCGGCGCGGCGGCCCGCCAGCGATCCGCGTTCGCGCCGCGCGGCTCTCTCACCGATGTCGTGACGTCCCTGATCGCCGAGACCAGGTTGGAGTTCAACGAGCCCCGCTGA
- a CDS encoding cytochrome P450, translating into MTTVQSRPVTQAPPVRASVADTVRIVVGVLTPTVARGVLARRPRAVRLAELGDADGRAGRLLQRMRSRYGPGPLLLRIPGRSVAMVLSPDDVERVLTRSPEPFTPASREKRAALAHFQPHGVLISEGAERAERRRFNEAVLDASEPVHRYGEAFTAKVRDEAERLLDEIDASGELDWDRFRVAWWRVIRRVVLGDAARDDSEISDLLTRLRMHANWAYVHPRRRAVLDRFQTRLRGHLERAEPGSLAELVARTPKTSETEALDQVPQWLFAYEPAGMAAYRALALLATHPEQARRAREEADGLDRDLPYLRACVQESVRLWPTTLVVLRDTTAETVWDGGRMPTGTALVIHTPFLQRDDETLPYADTFAPWIWLDGTARRSWSDIPFSGGPVECPGRNLVLLTTGLFLATLLRRHEYELTSGQPLTYVRPLPRTLGAFGLRFRARPRATTSPEGRR; encoded by the coding sequence ATGACCACCGTCCAGAGCCGCCCGGTCACGCAGGCCCCGCCGGTGCGGGCCTCGGTCGCCGACACCGTGCGCATCGTCGTCGGGGTGCTGACGCCGACGGTGGCGCGCGGCGTTCTGGCGCGGAGACCGAGAGCGGTGCGGCTGGCCGAGCTGGGCGACGCGGACGGACGTGCGGGCCGGCTGCTCCAGCGGATGCGGTCGCGGTACGGTCCCGGGCCCCTGCTGTTGCGGATCCCGGGACGGTCGGTGGCCATGGTCCTGTCCCCCGATGACGTGGAACGGGTGCTGACGCGCTCGCCGGAGCCGTTCACGCCCGCGAGCCGGGAGAAGCGGGCGGCGCTGGCGCACTTCCAACCGCACGGGGTGCTGATCTCCGAGGGCGCCGAGCGGGCCGAGCGGCGCAGGTTCAACGAGGCGGTGCTCGACGCCTCCGAGCCCGTGCACCGTTACGGGGAGGCGTTCACCGCGAAGGTGCGGGACGAGGCCGAACGGCTCCTGGACGAGATCGACGCCTCCGGGGAGCTGGACTGGGACCGGTTCAGGGTGGCGTGGTGGCGGGTGATCCGCCGCGTCGTGCTCGGCGACGCGGCGCGCGACGACTCCGAGATCAGCGATCTGCTCACCCGGCTGCGGATGCACGCGAACTGGGCGTACGTTCACCCCCGGCGCCGCGCCGTCCTCGATCGCTTCCAGACGAGGCTGCGCGGTCACCTCGAACGGGCCGAGCCCGGGAGCCTCGCCGAGCTGGTCGCCCGTACCCCCAAGACGTCCGAGACGGAGGCCCTCGATCAGGTTCCGCAGTGGCTGTTCGCCTACGAGCCCGCCGGGATGGCCGCGTACCGGGCGTTGGCGCTGCTGGCGACGCATCCCGAGCAGGCCCGCCGCGCCCGCGAGGAGGCGGACGGCCTCGACCGCGACCTGCCCTATCTGCGGGCCTGCGTACAGGAGTCGGTACGGCTGTGGCCGACGACGCTGGTGGTGCTGCGCGACACGACCGCCGAGACCGTCTGGGACGGCGGGCGCATGCCCACGGGCACCGCGCTGGTCATCCACACCCCGTTCCTCCAGCGGGACGACGAGACGCTGCCGTACGCGGACACGTTCGCGCCCTGGATCTGGCTGGACGGCACGGCGCGGCGGAGCTGGTCGGACATCCCGTTCAGCGGCGGTCCGGTGGAGTGTCCCGGCCGCAACCTGGTCCTGCTCACCACCGGTCTGTTCCTGGCGACGCTGCTCCGGCGGCACGAGTACGAGCTGACGTCCGGGCAGCCCCTCACCTACGTGCGTCCGCTGCCGCGCACCCTGGGGGCGTTCGGTCTGCGCTTCCGCGCACGGCCTCGGGCGACTACGTCCCCCGAAGGGCGTCGATGA
- a CDS encoding LysR family transcriptional regulator codes for MDAHLRDLRYFVAVAEELSFTRAAERLFVSQPALSKQIRQLEDGLRVRLFDRDRRTVSLTAPGRALLPAARELLCCWDEAQRSVGDAAAGEAAVLTVGLSTSVGRGLLAAVRARFEERRPTWRLSMRQVNWDDGTAGLAAGEVDLAFVWLPMPRQDAFNVHVVAREARWVAFRDDHRLAGRDTVDFAELLDEPFLALPETAGPLRDHWLALDARGDRPVTIGATVRNADEAFTAIEEGSGIVLLAAGNAAIYRRPGVRALPVTGLSPSELAIVWRPGDHRPALRDFIDALRGT; via the coding sequence ATGGATGCACACCTGCGCGACCTGCGGTACTTCGTCGCCGTCGCCGAGGAGCTGAGCTTCACCCGGGCCGCCGAGCGGCTGTTCGTCTCCCAGCCGGCGCTCAGCAAGCAGATCCGGCAGTTGGAGGACGGGCTCCGGGTGCGGCTGTTCGACCGGGACCGGCGGACCGTGTCCCTCACGGCCCCCGGCCGGGCGCTGCTCCCCGCCGCCCGCGAGCTGCTGTGCTGCTGGGACGAGGCGCAGCGGTCGGTCGGCGACGCGGCCGCCGGGGAGGCCGCCGTCCTGACGGTCGGGCTGTCCACCAGCGTGGGCCGGGGCCTGCTCGCCGCCGTCCGCGCCCGCTTCGAGGAGCGCCGCCCCACGTGGCGGCTCAGCATGCGGCAGGTCAACTGGGACGACGGCACCGCGGGACTGGCCGCCGGAGAGGTGGACCTGGCGTTCGTCTGGCTGCCGATGCCGCGCCAGGACGCCTTCAACGTCCATGTGGTCGCCCGTGAGGCGCGATGGGTCGCCTTCCGCGACGATCACCGGCTCGCCGGGCGCGACACCGTGGACTTCGCCGAGCTGCTGGACGAGCCGTTCCTCGCCCTGCCCGAGACGGCGGGGCCGCTGCGCGACCACTGGCTGGCCCTCGACGCCCGGGGCGACCGCCCGGTCACCATCGGCGCCACGGTCCGCAACGCCGACGAGGCGTTCACCGCGATCGAGGAGGGTAGCGGCATCGTCCTGCTCGCCGCCGGGAACGCCGCGATCTATCGCCGTCCCGGGGTGAGGGCCCTCCCCGTCACCGGCCTGTCCCCGAGCGAGCTGGCCATCGTCTGGAGGCCGGGCGACCACCGCCCCGCCCTCCGCGACTTCATCGACGCCCTTCGGGGGACGTAG
- a CDS encoding nuclear transport factor 2 family protein yields MSGFEDRAAIVETTTRMAWHADRREWDRLKTIFADEVTLDYTSLHGGEPVTLTPGEIVDGWEAGLSGYDATHHMITNQLVTLTGDTAVCTATFQATHRLATPFGSPLWTLGGTYRFDLVRNGDDWRISGLVMTATWADGNQQLAALAAARAADPS; encoded by the coding sequence ATGAGCGGGTTCGAGGACCGGGCGGCGATCGTCGAGACCACCACGCGGATGGCGTGGCACGCCGACCGGCGCGAGTGGGACCGGCTGAAGACCATCTTCGCCGACGAGGTGACGCTGGACTACACCAGCCTGCACGGCGGCGAGCCCGTCACGCTCACCCCCGGGGAGATCGTGGACGGCTGGGAGGCCGGACTGAGCGGCTACGACGCCACCCATCACATGATCACCAATCAGCTCGTGACCCTGACCGGCGACACGGCGGTCTGCACCGCGACGTTCCAAGCCACCCACCGGCTGGCCACCCCGTTCGGCTCTCCGCTGTGGACGCTGGGCGGCACCTACCGCTTCGACCTGGTCCGCAACGGCGACGACTGGAGGATCAGCGGTCTGGTGATGACCGCCACCTGGGCCGACGGCAACCAGCAGCTCGCCGCCCTGGCAGCGGCCCGCGCCGCGGACCCGTCGTGA
- a CDS encoding SDR family oxidoreductase translates to MIVLVTGANRGIGREACRQFAAQGHTVLLTARSPEAANAAAAALGPDVHPLRLDVTVPGDAERIAEEIGERFGRLDALVNNAAITYDTWQRAATADLDVVREAAETNLYGPWRLTQALLPLLRESDRPRIVNVSSEAASLTNMGGGTPAYAASKAALNALTRMLSAELRHERFLVNAVCPGWVATDMGGPGGRPVSEGAAGLVWAALLPDDGPTGGFFRDGRPLPW, encoded by the coding sequence GTGATCGTCCTCGTCACCGGCGCGAACCGGGGCATCGGCCGGGAGGCGTGCCGGCAGTTCGCCGCGCAGGGCCACACCGTCCTGCTCACCGCCCGCTCCCCGGAGGCCGCCAACGCCGCGGCGGCGGCGCTCGGGCCGGACGTGCACCCGCTGCGCCTGGACGTCACCGTCCCCGGGGACGCCGAGCGGATCGCCGAGGAGATCGGCGAACGGTTCGGACGCCTCGACGCCCTGGTCAACAACGCCGCCATCACGTACGACACCTGGCAGCGGGCCGCGACCGCCGATCTGGACGTCGTCCGCGAGGCCGCCGAGACGAACCTGTACGGGCCCTGGCGACTGACGCAGGCGCTGTTGCCGCTGCTGCGCGAGAGCGACCGTCCCCGGATCGTCAACGTGTCCAGCGAGGCGGCGTCGCTGACCAACATGGGCGGCGGCACCCCCGCGTACGCCGCCTCCAAGGCCGCGCTGAACGCCCTGACCCGGATGCTGTCCGCCGAACTGCGCCACGAGCGCTTCCTGGTCAACGCGGTGTGCCCGGGCTGGGTCGCCACCGACATGGGCGGCCCCGGCGGACGCCCGGTCTCCGAGGGGGCGGCCGGCCTGGTGTGGGCCGCCCTCCTGCCCGACGACGGTCCGACCGGCGGATTCTTCCGCGACGGCCGCCCCCTTCCCTGGTGA
- a CDS encoding NAD(P)H-binding protein: MFLVTGSTGNIGAEVVRALAAAGEPVRALTRDPGRAPSLPGVEYVAGDLNDPASLRPHLKGARGLFLLPGYEGERQVLADAAGAGVERVVLLSGSSAGLPDNGNVITRFMAAAERAVRESGPPWTIIRPSAFMSNTFQWLPQLREGDVVRAPFATVPVANIDPADIGAVAARAFLTDGHEGRIHMPTGPEPLLPADRLRILAAALGRDLRLEALPDDVAREEMLRTTPPAYVDAFFDFYAAGTLDESIVRPTVQEITGRPSRTFEQWTAEHAATFR; the protein is encoded by the coding sequence ATGTTCCTGGTCACGGGATCCACCGGCAACATCGGCGCCGAGGTCGTCCGCGCGCTCGCCGCCGCCGGCGAGCCCGTCCGCGCCCTGACCCGCGACCCCGGCCGCGCCCCCTCCCTGCCGGGCGTCGAGTACGTCGCCGGCGACCTGAACGACCCCGCGTCGCTGAGGCCGCACCTGAAGGGGGCGCGCGGCCTCTTCCTGCTCCCCGGCTACGAGGGCGAGCGACAGGTCCTCGCCGACGCCGCAGGCGCGGGGGTCGAACGCGTCGTCCTGCTGTCGGGAAGCTCGGCGGGCCTGCCGGACAACGGCAACGTCATCACCCGCTTCATGGCCGCCGCGGAACGCGCCGTGCGCGAGTCCGGCCCGCCCTGGACGATCATCCGCCCCAGCGCCTTCATGTCCAACACCTTCCAGTGGCTCCCCCAACTGAGGGAGGGCGACGTGGTGCGCGCCCCGTTCGCGACCGTCCCGGTGGCGAACATCGACCCCGCCGACATCGGCGCGGTCGCCGCCCGGGCGTTCCTCACCGACGGCCACGAGGGCCGCATCCACATGCCGACCGGCCCCGAGCCCCTCCTCCCCGCCGACCGCCTACGGATCCTGGCCGCCGCCCTGGGACGAGACCTGCGCCTGGAGGCCCTCCCGGACGACGTGGCCCGCGAGGAGATGCTCAGGACCACCCCACCCGCCTACGTCGACGCCTTCTTCGACTTCTACGCCGCCGGCACCCTCGACGAGTCGATCGTCCGCCCCACCGTCCAAGAGATCACCGGCCGCCCGTCCCGCACCTTCGAGCAGTGGACCGCCGAACACGCCGCAACCTTCCGCTGA
- a CDS encoding type II toxin-antitoxin system HicA family toxin produces MPPVPILPGTTVIKALGKIGYEAVRVSGSHHRLKHPDRRPLTVPVHSGDMRPGTLRSIIRDAGLTVEEFLELL; encoded by the coding sequence ATGCCACCCGTGCCGATCCTGCCCGGCACAACCGTGATCAAAGCCCTCGGCAAGATCGGTTACGAGGCGGTTCGCGTCTCAGGAAGTCACCATCGCCTCAAGCACCCCGATCGGCGGCCACTCACCGTGCCCGTGCACAGCGGAGACATGCGGCCGGGCACCCTGCGTTCCATCATCCGGGATGCCGGATTGACGGTCGAGGAGTTTCTCGAGTTGCTCTGA
- a CDS encoding class I SAM-dependent methyltransferase, whose amino-acid sequence MNWIIGLVAAGLLVNGLRLRRRVTGLGVLPPARAVHLMDGHTPILAQDADVPDHVLRTAADHARGNGLGMLDLVPADLPVQQALDLVRHVDPRAYRKDRFGLGRGAGYAVLLEDDALERSRTETTTGLDAGEMGEATTRLRFYVDAADMAVAPFPATDRIGQRRAWLRSQALALPSSLALPQTSYLTGAGYLLALSGLLIDLRLGLGLVALYSLMPYLIFVGTPIKPADLHSAAWLRIVHTPLTIWRTLCAARTRWERALLARREEARAGYRADIEAGVERFLGERREDCPWCGARDLAPHLVTRDTIQVKPGRFPLERCRRCRHIFQNPQLTIEGLDFYYRDAYDGLGDQAAERILSGTSGDYIDRARLVERFTTPRAWLDVGTGKGHFCRSARTVFPDTEFDGLDMGDGVEEAARRGWIGRSFRRSFLDVGAEMAGRYDVVSMNHYLEHTLDPHAELDMAAKMLDPGGYLLMEMPDPESPFATLLRGLYLPYLPPQHLHMIPLGNLREALSTRGFEVVAVQRREARRGLDITPAAASIVSLMGIDVERPWNGARPPGPARYLRANAALLLAVPIVGVGVLLDLLSLPFLRGDRSNTYRLLARKQPA is encoded by the coding sequence GTGAACTGGATCATCGGGCTGGTGGCGGCGGGCCTCCTGGTCAACGGCCTGCGGCTGCGGCGCAGGGTCACCGGGCTCGGTGTGCTCCCGCCGGCCCGCGCCGTGCACCTCATGGACGGCCACACGCCGATCCTCGCCCAGGACGCGGACGTCCCCGACCACGTGCTGCGCACCGCCGCCGACCACGCCCGCGGCAACGGCCTCGGCATGCTCGACCTGGTGCCCGCCGACCTGCCGGTGCAGCAGGCGCTCGACCTGGTGCGCCATGTCGACCCGCGCGCCTACCGCAAGGACCGGTTCGGCCTCGGCAGGGGCGCCGGGTACGCGGTCCTCCTCGAGGACGACGCCTTGGAACGTTCGCGCACCGAAACGACCACGGGCCTGGACGCCGGCGAGATGGGGGAGGCGACCACCCGGCTGCGGTTCTACGTCGACGCCGCCGACATGGCCGTCGCCCCGTTCCCCGCGACGGATCGGATCGGGCAGCGGCGCGCGTGGCTGCGCTCGCAGGCGCTGGCGCTGCCGTCGTCGCTGGCCCTCCCGCAGACCAGCTACCTCACCGGCGCGGGCTATCTGCTGGCGCTGTCCGGGCTCCTGATCGACCTGCGGCTCGGCCTCGGGCTGGTGGCGCTGTACAGCCTGATGCCGTACCTGATCTTCGTGGGGACGCCGATCAAGCCCGCCGACCTGCACTCGGCGGCGTGGCTGCGGATCGTCCACACCCCGCTGACCATCTGGCGGACCCTGTGCGCCGCCCGCACCCGCTGGGAGCGCGCCCTCCTCGCCCGTCGCGAGGAGGCCCGCGCCGGCTATCGCGCCGACATCGAGGCGGGCGTGGAACGGTTCCTCGGGGAGCGCCGCGAGGACTGCCCGTGGTGCGGCGCCCGCGACCTGGCGCCCCACCTCGTCACGCGCGACACCATCCAGGTCAAGCCCGGCCGGTTCCCGCTGGAACGCTGTCGCCGCTGCCGGCACATCTTCCAGAACCCCCAACTGACCATCGAGGGCCTGGACTTCTACTATCGCGACGCCTACGACGGCCTCGGCGATCAGGCCGCCGAACGCATCCTCAGCGGCACCTCCGGCGACTACATCGATCGGGCCCGCCTCGTCGAGCGCTTCACGACCCCGCGCGCCTGGCTGGACGTCGGCACCGGCAAGGGCCACTTCTGCCGGTCGGCCCGCACCGTGTTCCCCGACACCGAGTTCGACGGCCTCGACATGGGCGACGGGGTGGAGGAGGCCGCCCGCCGGGGCTGGATCGGCCGCTCGTTCCGGCGCTCCTTCCTCGACGTCGGCGCCGAGATGGCCGGCCGGTACGACGTCGTCAGCATGAACCACTACCTGGAGCACACCCTCGACCCGCACGCCGAGTTGGACATGGCCGCCAAGATGCTCGACCCGGGCGGTTACCTCCTGATGGAGATGCCCGACCCGGAGTCCCCCTTCGCGACCCTGCTGCGCGGCCTCTACCTGCCCTACCTGCCGCCGCAGCACCTCCACATGATCCCGCTGGGCAACCTCCGCGAGGCGCTGAGCACCCGGGGCTTCGAGGTCGTCGCCGTCCAGCGCCGCGAGGCCCGCCGCGGCCTGGACATCACCCCCGCCGCGGCGTCCATCGTCAGCCTGATGGGCATCGACGTCGAACGCCCCTGGAACGGCGCCCGCCCCCCCGGCCCCGCCCGCTACCTCCGGGCCAACGCCGCCCTCCTCCTCGCCGTCCCCATCGTCGGCGTCGGCGTCCTCCTCGACCTGCTCTCCCTGCCGTTCCTGCGCGGAGACCGCAGCAACACCTACCGCCTCCTGGCCCGCAAACAACCGGCCTGA
- a CDS encoding alpha/beta hydrolase, protein MSITNTPSGRLLGERRLGPRLYELEVASRAVGRPVKVLLLVPEGWSRDAERTWPLLYLFHGGADGHESWTRETDIEELSAGSDVMIVMPDGGEYGGYTNWWNFGRSGRPQWMTFHLEELGGLLRDAYRAGGPQALAGVSGGGYGAFVYSAHHPGRFRFAAAFSSPCTIRKPLVSISLLLATYAVGRTNPFRMWGVPVLHDRVWRSFDPTSMAHRLRGTGLYLSAGTGKIGPLDPPEARREIANIAEPVVRSTLAPFLRRLRELDIPITTHLYDEGTHTWPYWKRELHRAWPLIMKSLDVDR, encoded by the coding sequence ATGTCGATCACCAACACGCCGTCGGGGCGGCTGCTCGGCGAGCGCCGGCTGGGTCCTCGGCTGTACGAGCTCGAGGTGGCCTCGCGCGCGGTCGGCCGGCCCGTGAAGGTGCTGCTGCTCGTCCCCGAGGGCTGGTCGCGGGACGCGGAGCGGACCTGGCCGCTGCTGTACCTGTTCCACGGCGGAGCGGACGGCCACGAGTCGTGGACCCGCGAGACCGACATCGAGGAGCTCAGCGCCGGCTCCGACGTGATGATCGTGATGCCTGACGGCGGCGAGTACGGCGGCTACACCAACTGGTGGAACTTCGGCCGTTCCGGCAGGCCCCAGTGGATGACGTTTCATCTGGAGGAGCTCGGCGGGCTGCTGCGCGACGCGTACCGGGCGGGCGGGCCGCAGGCCCTGGCCGGGGTGTCGGGCGGCGGCTACGGCGCGTTCGTCTACTCGGCGCACCATCCGGGGAGGTTCCGGTTCGCCGCGGCCTTCAGCTCCCCGTGCACGATCCGCAAGCCGCTGGTCTCCATCAGCCTGCTGCTCGCCACCTACGCGGTGGGCCGGACGAATCCGTTCAGGATGTGGGGCGTGCCGGTGCTGCACGACCGCGTCTGGCGCTCGTTCGACCCCACCTCCATGGCCCACCGCCTGCGCGGAACGGGCCTCTACCTGTCGGCGGGCACCGGCAAGATCGGCCCCCTGGATCCCCCCGAGGCCCGCCGCGAGATCGCCAACATCGCCGAGCCGGTCGTCCGCTCCACCCTCGCGCCGTTCCTCCGTCGGCTCCGCGAGCTGGACATCCCCATCACCACCCACCTGTACGACGAGGGCACGCACACCTGGCCGTACTGGAAGCGGGAGCTGCACCGCGCCTGGCCGCTGATCATGAAGTCGCTCGACGTGGATCGGTGA
- a CDS encoding chaplin family protein, translated as MLKRITVCCLLALSVAPVALAAPAGADVTTKDDGRVLSDTLVIAPVSAPVNVCGNATSTTSPAKAHCHGDAEVEIAD; from the coding sequence GTGCTGAAGAGGATCACCGTCTGCTGTCTGCTCGCCCTCAGCGTCGCGCCGGTCGCCCTCGCGGCCCCGGCGGGCGCGGACGTCACCACCAAGGACGACGGGCGGGTGCTGTCCGACACGCTGGTCATCGCCCCGGTCTCGGCCCCGGTGAACGTCTGCGGGAACGCCACCTCGACCACGTCGCCCGCCAAGGCCCACTGCCACGGCGACGCCGAGGTCGAGATCGCCGACTGA
- a CDS encoding carboxyl transferase domain-containing protein: MSTRRLGARALVARILDGGDWTPWDVPPRPMAAPGSEYEAELAAARGRTGCDEAVITGEGLLRGRRVAFVVSEFGFLAGSIGIATADRIVAAIERATAEGLPLLAAPSSGGTRMQEGTVAFVQMARISAAVMRHRAAGLPYLVHLRHPTTGGVLASWGSLGHVTTAEPGALIGFLGPRVYEALHGEPFPPGVQVAENLAANGLVDAVVDVEDLAGRAAVALSVLCAGPPPAVPAGEPVDEPVPEVPAWESISRSRDPGRPGVRNLLRHGARDVTVLSGTGEGEADPGLLLALARFGDAACVVVGQDRLSQRTGHPLGPAGLRVARRGMRLAREVGLPLVTVVDTPGAVLSADAEERGLAGEIARCLAELTMLPVPTLCLLLGEGTGGAALALLPADRVLCARHGWLSPLPPEGASAIVHRTVDRAAEMAESQGVRAADLYASGIVDVIVPERPDAAKEPVAFCDRTARAVARALAEVADLDPAARSTARERRFLRAAEMR; encoded by the coding sequence GTGAGCACGCGCAGGTTGGGGGCGCGCGCCCTGGTCGCCCGGATCCTCGACGGCGGCGACTGGACCCCCTGGGACGTCCCGCCGCGCCCCATGGCCGCGCCCGGCTCGGAGTACGAGGCGGAGTTGGCCGCCGCGCGGGGGCGGACGGGCTGCGACGAGGCCGTCATCACCGGCGAGGGCCTGCTGCGGGGCCGCCGGGTGGCGTTCGTGGTCTCCGAGTTCGGCTTCCTGGCGGGCTCCATCGGCATCGCCACCGCCGACCGCATCGTGGCCGCGATCGAACGGGCCACCGCCGAGGGGCTGCCCCTGCTGGCGGCCCCCTCGTCGGGCGGGACGCGGATGCAGGAGGGCACCGTCGCGTTCGTCCAGATGGCGCGGATCTCCGCCGCCGTGATGCGGCACCGTGCCGCCGGGCTGCCCTACCTGGTCCATCTCCGCCATCCGACCACCGGCGGGGTGCTGGCCTCGTGGGGGTCGCTGGGGCACGTCACCACCGCCGAGCCGGGGGCGCTGATCGGGTTCCTGGGGCCGCGCGTGTACGAGGCCCTGCACGGGGAGCCGTTCCCGCCGGGTGTTCAGGTGGCCGAGAACCTCGCGGCGAACGGTCTGGTGGACGCGGTCGTCGACGTCGAGGACCTGGCCGGGCGGGCCGCCGTGGCCCTTTCGGTCCTGTGCGCGGGGCCTCCGCCGGCGGTGCCCGCCGGCGAGCCGGTCGATGAGCCCGTGCCCGAGGTGCCCGCCTGGGAGTCGATCTCGCGGTCGCGCGACCCCGGCCGGCCGGGTGTGCGGAACCTGCTCCGCCACGGAGCCCGCGACGTCACGGTGCTGTCGGGCACCGGGGAGGGGGAGGCCGACCCCGGGCTGCTGCTGGCGCTGGCCCGCTTCGGCGACGCCGCCTGCGTGGTCGTCGGCCAGGACCGACTCAGCCAGCGCACCGGCCACCCCCTCGGCCCGGCGGGCCTGCGGGTCGCGCGGCGCGGCATGCGCCTCGCCCGCGAGGTCGGCCTGCCGCTCGTGACGGTGGTCGACACCCCCGGCGCGGTGCTGTCCGCCGACGCCGAGGAGCGGGGCCTGGCGGGCGAGATCGCCCGCTGCCTGGCCGAGTTGACCATGCTGCCCGTCCCGACCCTGTGCCTGCTCCTCGGCGAGGGCACCGGCGGTGCCGCCCTGGCCCTGCTGCCCGCCGACCGGGTGCTGTGCGCCCGGCACGGCTGGCTGTCCCCGCTGCCCCCCGAGGGCGCCTCGGCCATCGTCCACCGCACGGTCGACCGCGCCGCCGAGATGGCCGAGTCCCAGGGGGTCCGGGCCGCCGACCTGTACGCCTCCGGCATCGTCGACGTCATCGTCCCCGAACGTCCCGACGCCGCGAAGGAGCCCGTCGCCTTCTGCGACCGGACGGCCCGCGCCGTCGCGCGGGCCCTCGCCGAGGTGGCGGACCTCGACCCGGCCGCCCGATCGACGGCGCGTGAACGCCGTTTCCTCAGGGCGGCGGAAATGCGCTGA